From the Kogia breviceps isolate mKogBre1 chromosome 15, mKogBre1 haplotype 1, whole genome shotgun sequence genome, one window contains:
- the PXN gene encoding paxillin isoform X16 produces the protein MAVPELSGQRLLHLPSASQLPRKHLPGPRKLSYTGLQEEDALLADLESTTSHISKRPVFLSEETPYSYPTGNHTYQEIAVPPPVPPPPSSEALNGTVLDPLDQWQPSTSRFIHQQPPSPSPVYGSSAKTSSASNPQDGVGLPCPRAGEEEHVYSFPNKQKSAEPSPTVMSSSLGSNLSELDRLLLELNAVQHNPPGFPADEANSSPPLSGALSPHYGIPENNSPLGGKAGPLTKEKPKRNGGRGLEDVRPSVESLLDELESSVPSPVPAITVNQGEMSSPQRVTSSQQQTRISASSATRELDELMASLSDFKTSSSAVALSSPRLLPNSAPSPYHILSPPLPPPGPSVFLPPPRKPSLRGHGHTLEVLCPEDNVAPSWLDLAGLGEMPDTPNSRSPSTESSLGPPGAESQACVWRDPPNASLVSEFSRVPPSHTLPHAGCTGLQEAGEPQVLSANPLCPVEAVAATWECPWALEALRPEFPRGAMPSFQEVIEPAATAVDRQAIFPDTWSLMKARGQQKERARPEPGEPESRCPAPVEEEQLGGETATGGSLVRPAQGPKTPRRPEGTTEAAAEARRERPELPQAVVVDTPNTTERISTSGQAGIRSMIRRSRETGHAHPMSREPSPRRQLDPATLSRTPSQERLIAELQGRLGIQPEVEEAEGASGASAEDWLTEGVVITVQPCGRRARGQLVEKVVVFPPGSPIPLRRTFSVLPSPPPPSPLLQHRKDASASSSSPRPSPPTSSTLGPSVLPRGPPGVQSAGAGPREDGVQGPTPPTPAPHSVRSMGCQTDEDPLFPPMQIQGLEQRVDGELCWAAGWPPNSSQSSPEGQDEGGFMAQGRTGSSSPPGGPPKPGSQLDSMLGSLQSDLNKLGVATVAKGVCGACKKPIAGQVVTAMGKTWHPEHFVCTHCQEEIGSRNFFERDGQPYCEKDYHNLFSPRCYYCNGPILDKVVTALDRTWHPEHFFCAQCGAFFGPEGFHEKDGKAYCRKDYFDMFAPKCGGCARAILENYISALNTLWHPECFVCRECFTPFVNGSFFEHDGQPYCEVHYHERRGSLCSGCQKPITGRCITAMAKKFHPEHFVCAFCLKQLNKGTFKEQNDKPYCQNCFVKLFC, from the exons ACGCCCTGCTGGCAGACTTGGAGTCCACGACCTCCCACATCTCCAAACGGCCTGTGTTCCTGTCTGAGGAGACCCCCTACTCGTACCCGACAGGAAACCACACATACCAGGAGATTGCCGTGCCACCCCCTGTCCCTCCACCCCCGTCCAGCGAGGCCCTCAATGGCACGGTCCTTGACCCCTTAGACCAGTGGCAGCCGAGCACCTCCCGATTCATCCACCAGCAG CCTCCATCCCCGTCCCCCGTGTACGGCTCCAGTGCTAAAACTTCCAGTGCCTCCAACCCCCAGGACGGCGTCGGCCTTCCGTGTCCCCGAGCCGGTGAGGAAGAGCACGTGTACAG CTTCCCCAACAAGCAGAAGTCGGCCGAGCCTTCACCCACCGTCATGAGCTCCTCCTTGGGCAGCAACCTTTCTGAACTCGACCGCCTGCTTCTGGAGCTGAACGCCGTGCAGCATAACCCGCCAGGCTTCCCTGCAG ATGAGGCCAACTCAAGCCCCCCACTGTCTGGGGCTCTGAGCCCCCACTACGGCATCCCGGAGAATAACAGCCCACTGGGGGGCAAAGCTGGGCCACTGACCAAAGAGAAGCCCAAGCGGAACGGAGGCCGGGGCCTGGAGGACGTGCGGCCCAGCGTGGAGAGTCTCTTGGATGAGCTGGAGAGCTCAGTGCCCAGCCCTGT CCCTGCCATCACTGTGAACCAGGGCGAGATGAGCAGCCCCCAGCGAGTCACCTCCAGCCAGCAGCAGACACGCATCTCCGCCTCTTCTGCCACCAGGGAGCTGGATGAGCTGATGGCCTCGCTGTCGGATTTTAAG aCCAGCTCCTCTGCTGTGGCCTTGAGCTCCCCAAGGCTGCTGCCCAACTCAGCTCCATCCCCATACCACatactttctcctcctcttcctcctcctgggcCCTCTGTATTCCTGCCACCCCCTAGGAAACCTTCCCTTCGAGGCCACGGCCACACCCTGGAGGTCCTCTGCCCTGAGGACAATGTGGCCCCCAGCTGGCTTGATTTGGCTGGCCTTGGGGAGATGCCTGACACCCCCAACTCAAGGTCTCCCTCCACGGAGAGTTCTCTGGGGCCACCGGGTGCAGAGAGCCAGGCTTGCGTTTGGAGGGACCCACCAAACGCGAGCCTGGTGAGTGAGTTCTCCAGGGTGCCCCCCAGCCACACTCTACCCCACGCTGGGTGCACAGGTCTCCAGGAGGCTGGGGAACCCCAAGTGCTGTCGGCCAACCCTCTGTGCCCAGTAGAGGCCGTGGCTGCCACATGGGAGTGTCCGTGGGCTCTGGAGGCGCTTAGGCCTGAGTTCCCCCGGGGAGCTATGCCCAGCTTCCAGGAAGTAATTGAGCCAGCCGCCACGGCTGTGGACCGTCAGGCTATCTTCCCGGATACCTGGAGTCTCATGAAGGCACGTGGACAGCAGAAGGAGAGGGCAAGGCCAGAGCCAGGGGAGCCAGAGAGCAGATGCCCTGCCCCAGTTGAGGAGGAGCAGTTAGGTGGAGAGACGGCCACGGGGGGCAGCCTGGTCAGGCCAGCCCAGGGACCCAAGACCCCCAGGAGGCCAGAGGGCACCACTGAAGCTGCTGCAGAGGCCAGGAGGGAACGGCCAGAACTTCCACAGGCTGTGGTCGTGGACACACCCAACACCACGGAGAGGATTTCCACCTCTGGCCAGGCAGGC ATCCGCTCCATGATCAGGAGGAGCCGGGAGACCGGCCACGCTCACCCCATGTCCCGGGAGCCCTCCCCTCGTCGCCAGCTGGACCCCGCCACCCTGAGCAGGACCCCGTCCCAGGAGCGGCTCATCGCGGAGCTGCAGGGTCGGCTGGGCATCCAGCCGGAGGTGGAGGAGGCCGAGGGGGCCTCGGGGGCCTCTGCCGAGGACTGGCTGACCGAGGGCGTCGTCATCACTGTGCAGCCGTGTGGGAGGCGGGCTAGGGGGCAGCTGGTAGAGAAGGTA gTTGTCTTCCCTCCTGGCTCTCCCATTCCCCTGAGAAGAACCTTCTCTGTtctgccttctcctcctcctcccagccctttgCTCCAGCATCGCAAAGACGCCTCGGCCAGCAGTTCTTCTCCCCGGCCCAGCCCGCCCACCTCCTCCACCCTGGGGCCCTCGGTTCTTCCTCGAGGTCCCCCCGGGGTCCAGAGTGCTGGGGCGGGGCCACGGGAAGACGGTGTGCAGGGCCCCACCCCGCCCACTCCTGCGCCCCACTCTGTGAGGTCCATGGGCTGCCAGACCGACGAGGACCCACTCTTCCCCCCGATGCAG ATCCAGGGCCTGGAACAAAGAGTGGACGGAGAGCTGTGCTGGGCGGCCGGCTGGCCTCCGAACAGCAGCCAGAGCAGCCCTGAAGGGCAGGACGAGGGAGGG TTCATGGCCCAGGGGAGGACAGGGAGCAGCTCTCCCCCGGGAGGGCCCCCAAAGCCTGGGAGCCAGCTTGACAGCATGCTGGGGAGCCTGCAGTCTGACCTGAACAAACTGGGGGTCGCCACAGTCGCCAAGGGGGTCTGCGGGGCCTGCAAGAAACCCATCGCTGGGCAG GTCGTGACCGCCATGGGGAAGACGTGGCACCCAGAGCACTTCGTCTGCACCCACTGCCAGGAGGAGATCGGATCCCGGAACTTCTTTGAGCGGGATGGACAGCCCTACTGTGAAAAGGACTATCACAACCTCTTCTCTCCGCGCTGCTACTACTGCAACGGGCCCATCCTGGAT AAAGTGGTGACAGCCCTTGACCGGACGTGGCACCCTGAGCACTTCTTCTGTGCCCAGTGTGGAGCCTTCTTTGGGCCTGAAG GGTTCCATGAGAAAGACGGCAAGGCCTACTGCCGGAAGGATTACTTTGACATGTTCGCCCCCAAGTGTGGCGGCTGCGCCCGAGCCATCCTGGAGAACTACATCTCGGCCCTCAACACCCTGTGGCATCCTGAGTGCTTTGTGTGTCGG GAATGCTTCACACCATTTGTCAATGGCAGCTTCTTCGAGCATGACGGGCAGCCCTACTGTGAGGTGCACTACCACGAGCGGCGGGGCTCGCTGTGCTCCGGCTGCCAGAAGCCCATCACGGGCCGCTGCATCACCGCCATGGCCAAGAAGTTCCACCCGGAGCACTTTGTCTGTGCCTTCTGCCTCAAGCAGCTCAACAAGGGCACCTTCAAGGAGCAGAACGACAAGCCTTACTGTCAGAACTGCTTCGTCAAGCTCTTCTGCTAG
- the PXN gene encoding paxillin isoform X29, producing MDDLDALLADLESTTSHISKRPVFLSEETPYSYPTGNHTYQEIAVPPPVPPPPSSEALNGTVLDPLDQWQPSTSRFIHQQPPSPSPVYGSSAKTSSASNPQDGVGLPCPRAGEEEHVYSFPNKQKSAEPSPTVMSSSLGSNLSELDRLLLELNAVQHNPPGFPADEANSSPPLSGALSPHYGIPENNSPLGGKAGPLTKEKPKRNGGRGLEDVRPSVESLLDELESSVPSPVPAITVNQGEMSSPQRVTSSQQQTRISASSATRELDELMASLSDFKIQGLEQRVDGELCWAAGWPPNSSQSSPEGQDEGGFMAQGRTGSSSPPGGPPKPGSQLDSMLGSLQSDLNKLGVATVAKGVCGACKKPIAGQVVTAMGKTWHPEHFVCTHCQEEIGSRNFFERDGQPYCEKDYHNLFSPRCYYCNGPILDKVVTALDRTWHPEHFFCAQCGAFFGPEGFHEKDGKAYCRKDYFDMFAPKCGGCARAILENYISALNTLWHPECFVCRECFTPFVNGSFFEHDGQPYCEVHYHERRGSLCSGCQKPITGRCITAMAKKFHPEHFVCAFCLKQLNKGTFKEQNDKPYCQNCFVKLFC from the exons ACGCCCTGCTGGCAGACTTGGAGTCCACGACCTCCCACATCTCCAAACGGCCTGTGTTCCTGTCTGAGGAGACCCCCTACTCGTACCCGACAGGAAACCACACATACCAGGAGATTGCCGTGCCACCCCCTGTCCCTCCACCCCCGTCCAGCGAGGCCCTCAATGGCACGGTCCTTGACCCCTTAGACCAGTGGCAGCCGAGCACCTCCCGATTCATCCACCAGCAG CCTCCATCCCCGTCCCCCGTGTACGGCTCCAGTGCTAAAACTTCCAGTGCCTCCAACCCCCAGGACGGCGTCGGCCTTCCGTGTCCCCGAGCCGGTGAGGAAGAGCACGTGTACAG CTTCCCCAACAAGCAGAAGTCGGCCGAGCCTTCACCCACCGTCATGAGCTCCTCCTTGGGCAGCAACCTTTCTGAACTCGACCGCCTGCTTCTGGAGCTGAACGCCGTGCAGCATAACCCGCCAGGCTTCCCTGCAG ATGAGGCCAACTCAAGCCCCCCACTGTCTGGGGCTCTGAGCCCCCACTACGGCATCCCGGAGAATAACAGCCCACTGGGGGGCAAAGCTGGGCCACTGACCAAAGAGAAGCCCAAGCGGAACGGAGGCCGGGGCCTGGAGGACGTGCGGCCCAGCGTGGAGAGTCTCTTGGATGAGCTGGAGAGCTCAGTGCCCAGCCCTGT CCCTGCCATCACTGTGAACCAGGGCGAGATGAGCAGCCCCCAGCGAGTCACCTCCAGCCAGCAGCAGACACGCATCTCCGCCTCTTCTGCCACCAGGGAGCTGGATGAGCTGATGGCCTCGCTGTCGGATTTTAAG ATCCAGGGCCTGGAACAAAGAGTGGACGGAGAGCTGTGCTGGGCGGCCGGCTGGCCTCCGAACAGCAGCCAGAGCAGCCCTGAAGGGCAGGACGAGGGAGGG TTCATGGCCCAGGGGAGGACAGGGAGCAGCTCTCCCCCGGGAGGGCCCCCAAAGCCTGGGAGCCAGCTTGACAGCATGCTGGGGAGCCTGCAGTCTGACCTGAACAAACTGGGGGTCGCCACAGTCGCCAAGGGGGTCTGCGGGGCCTGCAAGAAACCCATCGCTGGGCAG GTCGTGACCGCCATGGGGAAGACGTGGCACCCAGAGCACTTCGTCTGCACCCACTGCCAGGAGGAGATCGGATCCCGGAACTTCTTTGAGCGGGATGGACAGCCCTACTGTGAAAAGGACTATCACAACCTCTTCTCTCCGCGCTGCTACTACTGCAACGGGCCCATCCTGGAT AAAGTGGTGACAGCCCTTGACCGGACGTGGCACCCTGAGCACTTCTTCTGTGCCCAGTGTGGAGCCTTCTTTGGGCCTGAAG GGTTCCATGAGAAAGACGGCAAGGCCTACTGCCGGAAGGATTACTTTGACATGTTCGCCCCCAAGTGTGGCGGCTGCGCCCGAGCCATCCTGGAGAACTACATCTCGGCCCTCAACACCCTGTGGCATCCTGAGTGCTTTGTGTGTCGG GAATGCTTCACACCATTTGTCAATGGCAGCTTCTTCGAGCATGACGGGCAGCCCTACTGTGAGGTGCACTACCACGAGCGGCGGGGCTCGCTGTGCTCCGGCTGCCAGAAGCCCATCACGGGCCGCTGCATCACCGCCATGGCCAAGAAGTTCCACCCGGAGCACTTTGTCTGTGCCTTCTGCCTCAAGCAGCTCAACAAGGGCACCTTCAAGGAGCAGAACGACAAGCCTTACTGTCAGAACTGCTTCGTCAAGCTCTTCTGCTAG
- the PXN gene encoding paxillin isoform X7 translates to MAVPELSGQRLLHLPSASQLPRKHLPGPRKLSYTGLQEEDALLADLESTTSHISKRPVFLSEETPYSYPTGNHTYQEIAVPPPVPPPPSSEALNGTVLDPLDQWQPSTSRFIHQQPPSPSPVYGSSAKTSSASNPQDGVGLPCPRAGEEEHVYSFPNKQKSAEPSPTVMSSSLGSNLSELDRLLLELNAVQHNPPGFPADEANSSPPLSGALSPHYGIPENNSPLGGKAGPLTKEKPKRNGGRGLEDVRPSVESLLDELESSVPSPVPAITVNQGEMSSPQRVTSSQQQTRISASSATRELDELMASLSDFKTSSSAVALSSPRLLPNSAPSPYHILSPPLPPPGPSVFLPPPRKPSLRGHGHTLEVLCPEDNVAPSWLDLAGLGEMPDTPNSRSPSTESSLGPPGAESQACVWRDPPNASLVSEFSRVPPSHTLPHAGCTGLQEAGEPQVLSANPLCPVEAVAATWECPWALEALRPEFPRGAMPSFQEVIEPAATAVDRQAIFPDTWSLMKARGQQKERARPEPGEPESRCPAPVEEEQLGGETATGGSLVRPAQGPKTPRRPEGTTEAAAEARRERPELPQAVVVDTPNTTERISTSGQAGVVFPPGSPIPLRRTFSVLPSPPPPSPLLQHRKDASASSSSPRPSPPTSSTLGPSVLPRGPPGVQSAGAGPREDGVQGPTPPTPAPHSVRSMGCQTDEDPLFPPMQIQGLEQRVDGELCWAAGWPPNSSQSSPEGQDEGGFMAQGRTGSSSPPGGPPKPGSQLDSMLGSLQSDLNKLGVATVAKGVCGACKKPIAGQVVTAMGKTWHPEHFVCTHCQEEIGSRNFFERDGQPYCEKDYHNLFSPRCYYCNGPILDKVVTALDRTWHPEHFFCAQCGAFFGPEGFHEKDGKAYCRKDYFDMFAPKCGGCARAILENYISALNTLWHPECFVCRECFTPFVNGSFFEHDGQPYCEVHYHERRGSLCSGCQKPITGRCITAMAKKFHPEHFVCAFCLKQLNKGTFKEQNDKPYCQNCFVKLFC, encoded by the exons ACGCCCTGCTGGCAGACTTGGAGTCCACGACCTCCCACATCTCCAAACGGCCTGTGTTCCTGTCTGAGGAGACCCCCTACTCGTACCCGACAGGAAACCACACATACCAGGAGATTGCCGTGCCACCCCCTGTCCCTCCACCCCCGTCCAGCGAGGCCCTCAATGGCACGGTCCTTGACCCCTTAGACCAGTGGCAGCCGAGCACCTCCCGATTCATCCACCAGCAG CCTCCATCCCCGTCCCCCGTGTACGGCTCCAGTGCTAAAACTTCCAGTGCCTCCAACCCCCAGGACGGCGTCGGCCTTCCGTGTCCCCGAGCCGGTGAGGAAGAGCACGTGTACAG CTTCCCCAACAAGCAGAAGTCGGCCGAGCCTTCACCCACCGTCATGAGCTCCTCCTTGGGCAGCAACCTTTCTGAACTCGACCGCCTGCTTCTGGAGCTGAACGCCGTGCAGCATAACCCGCCAGGCTTCCCTGCAG ATGAGGCCAACTCAAGCCCCCCACTGTCTGGGGCTCTGAGCCCCCACTACGGCATCCCGGAGAATAACAGCCCACTGGGGGGCAAAGCTGGGCCACTGACCAAAGAGAAGCCCAAGCGGAACGGAGGCCGGGGCCTGGAGGACGTGCGGCCCAGCGTGGAGAGTCTCTTGGATGAGCTGGAGAGCTCAGTGCCCAGCCCTGT CCCTGCCATCACTGTGAACCAGGGCGAGATGAGCAGCCCCCAGCGAGTCACCTCCAGCCAGCAGCAGACACGCATCTCCGCCTCTTCTGCCACCAGGGAGCTGGATGAGCTGATGGCCTCGCTGTCGGATTTTAAG aCCAGCTCCTCTGCTGTGGCCTTGAGCTCCCCAAGGCTGCTGCCCAACTCAGCTCCATCCCCATACCACatactttctcctcctcttcctcctcctgggcCCTCTGTATTCCTGCCACCCCCTAGGAAACCTTCCCTTCGAGGCCACGGCCACACCCTGGAGGTCCTCTGCCCTGAGGACAATGTGGCCCCCAGCTGGCTTGATTTGGCTGGCCTTGGGGAGATGCCTGACACCCCCAACTCAAGGTCTCCCTCCACGGAGAGTTCTCTGGGGCCACCGGGTGCAGAGAGCCAGGCTTGCGTTTGGAGGGACCCACCAAACGCGAGCCTGGTGAGTGAGTTCTCCAGGGTGCCCCCCAGCCACACTCTACCCCACGCTGGGTGCACAGGTCTCCAGGAGGCTGGGGAACCCCAAGTGCTGTCGGCCAACCCTCTGTGCCCAGTAGAGGCCGTGGCTGCCACATGGGAGTGTCCGTGGGCTCTGGAGGCGCTTAGGCCTGAGTTCCCCCGGGGAGCTATGCCCAGCTTCCAGGAAGTAATTGAGCCAGCCGCCACGGCTGTGGACCGTCAGGCTATCTTCCCGGATACCTGGAGTCTCATGAAGGCACGTGGACAGCAGAAGGAGAGGGCAAGGCCAGAGCCAGGGGAGCCAGAGAGCAGATGCCCTGCCCCAGTTGAGGAGGAGCAGTTAGGTGGAGAGACGGCCACGGGGGGCAGCCTGGTCAGGCCAGCCCAGGGACCCAAGACCCCCAGGAGGCCAGAGGGCACCACTGAAGCTGCTGCAGAGGCCAGGAGGGAACGGCCAGAACTTCCACAGGCTGTGGTCGTGGACACACCCAACACCACGGAGAGGATTTCCACCTCTGGCCAGGCAGGC gTTGTCTTCCCTCCTGGCTCTCCCATTCCCCTGAGAAGAACCTTCTCTGTtctgccttctcctcctcctcccagccctttgCTCCAGCATCGCAAAGACGCCTCGGCCAGCAGTTCTTCTCCCCGGCCCAGCCCGCCCACCTCCTCCACCCTGGGGCCCTCGGTTCTTCCTCGAGGTCCCCCCGGGGTCCAGAGTGCTGGGGCGGGGCCACGGGAAGACGGTGTGCAGGGCCCCACCCCGCCCACTCCTGCGCCCCACTCTGTGAGGTCCATGGGCTGCCAGACCGACGAGGACCCACTCTTCCCCCCGATGCAG ATCCAGGGCCTGGAACAAAGAGTGGACGGAGAGCTGTGCTGGGCGGCCGGCTGGCCTCCGAACAGCAGCCAGAGCAGCCCTGAAGGGCAGGACGAGGGAGGG TTCATGGCCCAGGGGAGGACAGGGAGCAGCTCTCCCCCGGGAGGGCCCCCAAAGCCTGGGAGCCAGCTTGACAGCATGCTGGGGAGCCTGCAGTCTGACCTGAACAAACTGGGGGTCGCCACAGTCGCCAAGGGGGTCTGCGGGGCCTGCAAGAAACCCATCGCTGGGCAG GTCGTGACCGCCATGGGGAAGACGTGGCACCCAGAGCACTTCGTCTGCACCCACTGCCAGGAGGAGATCGGATCCCGGAACTTCTTTGAGCGGGATGGACAGCCCTACTGTGAAAAGGACTATCACAACCTCTTCTCTCCGCGCTGCTACTACTGCAACGGGCCCATCCTGGAT AAAGTGGTGACAGCCCTTGACCGGACGTGGCACCCTGAGCACTTCTTCTGTGCCCAGTGTGGAGCCTTCTTTGGGCCTGAAG GGTTCCATGAGAAAGACGGCAAGGCCTACTGCCGGAAGGATTACTTTGACATGTTCGCCCCCAAGTGTGGCGGCTGCGCCCGAGCCATCCTGGAGAACTACATCTCGGCCCTCAACACCCTGTGGCATCCTGAGTGCTTTGTGTGTCGG GAATGCTTCACACCATTTGTCAATGGCAGCTTCTTCGAGCATGACGGGCAGCCCTACTGTGAGGTGCACTACCACGAGCGGCGGGGCTCGCTGTGCTCCGGCTGCCAGAAGCCCATCACGGGCCGCTGCATCACCGCCATGGCCAAGAAGTTCCACCCGGAGCACTTTGTCTGTGCCTTCTGCCTCAAGCAGCTCAACAAGGGCACCTTCAAGGAGCAGAACGACAAGCCTTACTGTCAGAACTGCTTCGTCAAGCTCTTCTGCTAG
- the PXN gene encoding paxillin isoform X11 — translation MAVPELSGQRLLHLPSASQLPRKHLPGPRKLSYTGLQEEDALLADLESTTSHISKRPVFLSEETPYSYPTGNHTYQEIAVPPPVPPPPSSEALNGTVLDPLDQWQPSTSRFIHQQPPSPSPVYGSSAKTSSASNPQDGVGLPCPRAGEEEHVYSFPNKQKSAEPSPTVMSSSLGSNLSELDRLLLELNAVQHNPPGFPADEANSSPPLSGALSPHYGIPENNSPLGGKAGPLTKEKPKRNGGRGLEDVRPSVESLLDELESSVPSPVPAITVNQGEMSSPQRVTSSQQQTRISASSATRELDELMASLSDFKTSSSAVALSSPRLLPNSAPSPYHILSPPLPPPGPSVFLPPPRKPSLRGHGHTLEVLCPEDNVAPSWLDLAGLGEMPDTPNSRSPSTESSLGPPGAESQACVWRDPPNASLVSEFSRVPPSHTLPHAGCTGLQEAGEPQVLSANPLCPVEAVAATWECPWALEALRPEFPRGAMPSFQEVIEPAATAVDRQAIFPDTWSLMKARGQQKERARPEPGEPESRCPAPVEEEQLGGETATGGSLVRPAQGPKTPRRPEGTTEAAAEARRERPELPQAVVVDTPNTTERISTSGQAGVVFPPGSPIPLRRTFSVLPSPPPPSPLLQHRKDASASSSSPRPSPPTSSTLGPSVLPRGPPGVQSAGAGPREDGVQGPTPPTPAPHSVRSMGCQTDEDPLFPPMQFMAQGRTGSSSPPGGPPKPGSQLDSMLGSLQSDLNKLGVATVAKGVCGACKKPIAGQVVTAMGKTWHPEHFVCTHCQEEIGSRNFFERDGQPYCEKDYHNLFSPRCYYCNGPILDKVVTALDRTWHPEHFFCAQCGAFFGPEGFHEKDGKAYCRKDYFDMFAPKCGGCARAILENYISALNTLWHPECFVCRECFTPFVNGSFFEHDGQPYCEVHYHERRGSLCSGCQKPITGRCITAMAKKFHPEHFVCAFCLKQLNKGTFKEQNDKPYCQNCFVKLFC, via the exons ACGCCCTGCTGGCAGACTTGGAGTCCACGACCTCCCACATCTCCAAACGGCCTGTGTTCCTGTCTGAGGAGACCCCCTACTCGTACCCGACAGGAAACCACACATACCAGGAGATTGCCGTGCCACCCCCTGTCCCTCCACCCCCGTCCAGCGAGGCCCTCAATGGCACGGTCCTTGACCCCTTAGACCAGTGGCAGCCGAGCACCTCCCGATTCATCCACCAGCAG CCTCCATCCCCGTCCCCCGTGTACGGCTCCAGTGCTAAAACTTCCAGTGCCTCCAACCCCCAGGACGGCGTCGGCCTTCCGTGTCCCCGAGCCGGTGAGGAAGAGCACGTGTACAG CTTCCCCAACAAGCAGAAGTCGGCCGAGCCTTCACCCACCGTCATGAGCTCCTCCTTGGGCAGCAACCTTTCTGAACTCGACCGCCTGCTTCTGGAGCTGAACGCCGTGCAGCATAACCCGCCAGGCTTCCCTGCAG ATGAGGCCAACTCAAGCCCCCCACTGTCTGGGGCTCTGAGCCCCCACTACGGCATCCCGGAGAATAACAGCCCACTGGGGGGCAAAGCTGGGCCACTGACCAAAGAGAAGCCCAAGCGGAACGGAGGCCGGGGCCTGGAGGACGTGCGGCCCAGCGTGGAGAGTCTCTTGGATGAGCTGGAGAGCTCAGTGCCCAGCCCTGT CCCTGCCATCACTGTGAACCAGGGCGAGATGAGCAGCCCCCAGCGAGTCACCTCCAGCCAGCAGCAGACACGCATCTCCGCCTCTTCTGCCACCAGGGAGCTGGATGAGCTGATGGCCTCGCTGTCGGATTTTAAG aCCAGCTCCTCTGCTGTGGCCTTGAGCTCCCCAAGGCTGCTGCCCAACTCAGCTCCATCCCCATACCACatactttctcctcctcttcctcctcctgggcCCTCTGTATTCCTGCCACCCCCTAGGAAACCTTCCCTTCGAGGCCACGGCCACACCCTGGAGGTCCTCTGCCCTGAGGACAATGTGGCCCCCAGCTGGCTTGATTTGGCTGGCCTTGGGGAGATGCCTGACACCCCCAACTCAAGGTCTCCCTCCACGGAGAGTTCTCTGGGGCCACCGGGTGCAGAGAGCCAGGCTTGCGTTTGGAGGGACCCACCAAACGCGAGCCTGGTGAGTGAGTTCTCCAGGGTGCCCCCCAGCCACACTCTACCCCACGCTGGGTGCACAGGTCTCCAGGAGGCTGGGGAACCCCAAGTGCTGTCGGCCAACCCTCTGTGCCCAGTAGAGGCCGTGGCTGCCACATGGGAGTGTCCGTGGGCTCTGGAGGCGCTTAGGCCTGAGTTCCCCCGGGGAGCTATGCCCAGCTTCCAGGAAGTAATTGAGCCAGCCGCCACGGCTGTGGACCGTCAGGCTATCTTCCCGGATACCTGGAGTCTCATGAAGGCACGTGGACAGCAGAAGGAGAGGGCAAGGCCAGAGCCAGGGGAGCCAGAGAGCAGATGCCCTGCCCCAGTTGAGGAGGAGCAGTTAGGTGGAGAGACGGCCACGGGGGGCAGCCTGGTCAGGCCAGCCCAGGGACCCAAGACCCCCAGGAGGCCAGAGGGCACCACTGAAGCTGCTGCAGAGGCCAGGAGGGAACGGCCAGAACTTCCACAGGCTGTGGTCGTGGACACACCCAACACCACGGAGAGGATTTCCACCTCTGGCCAGGCAGGC gTTGTCTTCCCTCCTGGCTCTCCCATTCCCCTGAGAAGAACCTTCTCTGTtctgccttctcctcctcctcccagccctttgCTCCAGCATCGCAAAGACGCCTCGGCCAGCAGTTCTTCTCCCCGGCCCAGCCCGCCCACCTCCTCCACCCTGGGGCCCTCGGTTCTTCCTCGAGGTCCCCCCGGGGTCCAGAGTGCTGGGGCGGGGCCACGGGAAGACGGTGTGCAGGGCCCCACCCCGCCCACTCCTGCGCCCCACTCTGTGAGGTCCATGGGCTGCCAGACCGACGAGGACCCACTCTTCCCCCCGATGCAG TTCATGGCCCAGGGGAGGACAGGGAGCAGCTCTCCCCCGGGAGGGCCCCCAAAGCCTGGGAGCCAGCTTGACAGCATGCTGGGGAGCCTGCAGTCTGACCTGAACAAACTGGGGGTCGCCACAGTCGCCAAGGGGGTCTGCGGGGCCTGCAAGAAACCCATCGCTGGGCAG GTCGTGACCGCCATGGGGAAGACGTGGCACCCAGAGCACTTCGTCTGCACCCACTGCCAGGAGGAGATCGGATCCCGGAACTTCTTTGAGCGGGATGGACAGCCCTACTGTGAAAAGGACTATCACAACCTCTTCTCTCCGCGCTGCTACTACTGCAACGGGCCCATCCTGGAT AAAGTGGTGACAGCCCTTGACCGGACGTGGCACCCTGAGCACTTCTTCTGTGCCCAGTGTGGAGCCTTCTTTGGGCCTGAAG GGTTCCATGAGAAAGACGGCAAGGCCTACTGCCGGAAGGATTACTTTGACATGTTCGCCCCCAAGTGTGGCGGCTGCGCCCGAGCCATCCTGGAGAACTACATCTCGGCCCTCAACACCCTGTGGCATCCTGAGTGCTTTGTGTGTCGG GAATGCTTCACACCATTTGTCAATGGCAGCTTCTTCGAGCATGACGGGCAGCCCTACTGTGAGGTGCACTACCACGAGCGGCGGGGCTCGCTGTGCTCCGGCTGCCAGAAGCCCATCACGGGCCGCTGCATCACCGCCATGGCCAAGAAGTTCCACCCGGAGCACTTTGTCTGTGCCTTCTGCCTCAAGCAGCTCAACAAGGGCACCTTCAAGGAGCAGAACGACAAGCCTTACTGTCAGAACTGCTTCGTCAAGCTCTTCTGCTAG